A portion of the Melanotaenia boesemani isolate fMelBoe1 chromosome 2, fMelBoe1.pri, whole genome shotgun sequence genome contains these proteins:
- the si:ch211-195b15.8 gene encoding dual specificity protein phosphatase 16 yields MVWSRDGDAERPPLSVILPRLYLGAESDVTQEQLASLGISYVLSVSRCSPQPSFLPSSRFLRIPIDDSLWDDLLPWIPQALHFIDAAMSSGASVLVHCAAGISRSPALAVAYIMYSLEMDLDHAYRFVKERRPTISPNFNFLGQLQHFQGALSQKTSGGDPFSRQLSSRQDAGPEAIAVDLSHHKDPTQQRHSPSNGGNKAQTLHLTLCPKQKPCEVPAPSPSEPPNPAPKPTHMQLPSGSASLLDKRKSLTLSLTPVVTSPPSTTSCTTPKPVHSLDCDTKTRSSTEDSHRDQNPSYSRCSRTRAKDPGLLSPFSITLSKLLDWGEKVLLAGAFVHPVKMGRPALPYRC; encoded by the exons gagcaGCTGGCCTCTCTGGGTATTTCCTACGTCCTGAGCGTGAGCCGCTGCAGCCCCCAGCCTTCATTCCTGCCTAGTTCCAGGTTTCTTCGCATCCCCATTGATGACTCGCTGTGGGACGACCTGCTGCCCTGGATCCCACAGGCGCTGCACTTCATTG ACGCAGCCATGTCCTCTGGGGCTTCGGTGTTGGTGCACTGTGCAGCGGGAATCTCTCGTTCACCAGCTCTGGCTGTCGCCTACATCATGTACAGTCTGGAAATGGACCTGGACCACGCCTACAG GTTTGTGAAAGAGCGCCGACCCACCATTTCCCCAAACTTCAACTTCCTGGGTCAGCTGCAGCACTTCCAGGGCGCTCTGAGCCAGAAGACATCCGGTGGTGACCCGTTCAGCCGACAGCTGAGTAGCCGTCAGGATGCGGGTCCTGAAGCTATCGCAGTGGACTTATCACACCACAAGGACCCAACACAGCAGAGGCACTCACCGTCCAATGGTGGAAATAAAGCCCAGACTCTCCATCTGACCCTCTGTCCGAAGCAGAAACCCTGTGAGGTACCAGCTCCGAGCCCCTCTGAgcccccaaatccagcaccaaAACCCACACATATGCAGCTCCCATCAGGTTCTGCTTCTCTGTTAGACAAACGTAAAAGCCTCACCCTGTCTCTGACACCTGTGGTAACATCCCCTCCCTCCACGACATCCTGCACCACCCCAAAACCAGTCCACAGTTTGGATTGTGACACCAAGACCCGGTCCAGCACAGAGGACTCCCACAGGGACCAGAACCCATCCTACAGCCGGTGCAGCAGAACCAGGGCTAAGGATCCAGGTCTGCTGTCACCGTTCAGCATCACTCTGAGTAAACTGCTGGACTGGGGGGAGAAGGTCCTGTTAGCCGGAGCGTTTGTCCACCCTGTGAAGATGGGACGGCCGGCTCTACCGTACAGATGCTGA